In Bacillus cereus ATCC 14579, a single window of DNA contains:
- a CDS encoding GntP family permease, translating to MVVGIVLAAVVILLLLITVVKWHPFVALILTAIGVGLAMGMPLIGTSPKDPGIIDSIKLGLGNTLGFLAIVLALGTMLGKMMAESGGAERIANTLINRFGKKRVHWAMMFVAFLVGIPVFFQVGFVLLIPLVFTIALETGVSLITIGIPLVAGLSVVHGLVPPHPAAMAAVGIFKADVGKTILYALIVGLPTAIISGPLYGKWIGARIHKEVPLDIAEQFVEKDNKKELPSFWNTLFTILLPVFLMLGASIAEVALNKTSQLAQVLHFIGDPIVALLIATIYSFFSLGYAKGFSKDKVLQFTNDCLGPIANILLVIGAGGAFNKVLLDSGIGTTIADMAKESHISPILLGWGIAALIRIATGSATVSMMTAAGIVAPIAASTPGVNVELLALATGAGSLILSHVNDSGFWMIKEYFGMTVKETLLTWTAMETILSVVALGLISILNIFV from the coding sequence ATGGTAGTTGGGATCGTACTAGCGGCAGTTGTCATACTACTTTTACTTATTACGGTAGTAAAATGGCATCCATTTGTCGCATTAATTTTAACAGCAATTGGTGTAGGATTAGCAATGGGAATGCCTTTAATTGGAACTTCACCAAAAGATCCAGGGATTATTGATTCTATTAAACTAGGGCTTGGTAATACATTAGGGTTTTTAGCAATAGTTTTAGCACTAGGAACGATGCTTGGAAAAATGATGGCCGAATCTGGTGGTGCTGAACGTATCGCTAACACATTAATTAATCGTTTTGGGAAGAAACGAGTTCACTGGGCGATGATGTTCGTTGCATTTTTAGTAGGGATTCCGGTATTTTTCCAAGTTGGATTTGTACTATTAATTCCGTTAGTATTTACAATTGCGTTAGAAACTGGGGTATCACTTATTACAATTGGTATTCCGCTAGTAGCAGGACTGTCAGTCGTACACGGACTTGTTCCACCGCATCCAGCGGCAATGGCGGCAGTTGGTATTTTTAAAGCAGATGTGGGGAAGACAATTTTATATGCGTTAATTGTCGGACTTCCAACTGCAATTATTTCAGGTCCACTTTACGGGAAATGGATTGGTGCTCGTATACATAAGGAAGTACCATTAGATATAGCGGAGCAATTTGTTGAAAAAGATAATAAAAAAGAGCTTCCTAGCTTTTGGAATACATTGTTTACAATTTTACTTCCAGTATTTCTTATGCTTGGTGCATCAATAGCAGAAGTTGCATTAAATAAAACGAGTCAACTAGCACAAGTATTACACTTTATTGGAGATCCGATTGTGGCTTTATTAATTGCAACCATTTACTCTTTCTTTAGTCTTGGATATGCAAAAGGTTTCTCAAAAGATAAAGTGTTACAATTTACAAATGATTGCCTTGGACCTATTGCAAACATATTGTTAGTGATTGGTGCAGGCGGCGCATTTAATAAAGTATTATTAGATTCTGGAATTGGAACGACAATTGCAGATATGGCGAAAGAATCACATATTTCACCGATATTATTAGGGTGGGGAATTGCGGCACTAATCCGAATTGCAACTGGATCGGCAACTGTTTCTATGATGACAGCAGCTGGTATTGTTGCGCCGATTGCAGCAAGCACACCAGGTGTAAATGTTGAATTATTAGCACTTGCAACTGGTGCAGGGTCATTAATTTTATCACACGTGAATGATTCAGGATTTTGGATGATTAAAGAGTATTTCGGAATGACTGTGAAAGAAACATTATTAACATGGACTGCAATGGAGACTATATTATCTGTAGTAGCACTTGGGCTAATTTCGATATTAAATATATTTGTATAG
- a CDS encoding ABC transporter permease, with protein sequence MKSIWKSKRFLIGFTYLFILISASFIYSWFFKDNIPKPPQLLYNDNNELLGKAPFPPSLIPPFGSDRFGESVFLQIVEGAKFTILLAMAISFFRILCGTCIGILLSLFAPKLKRFFQSCSEVFYYIPTLFIAFILITPVNIIITSNADGVDPNISFTFYQVLVLIFVALPTLSLYISSEVDEFMKQDYILSSQLLGASRFHIIKKHLRVLLLDRLFVLFMEHIVQTLILVIHLALLNIVIGGIQMRELYDGVLKPVSLSNDWAGLIGLNRNEMNLSWWIIFYTLASFFITILFIKLMTIGIQDALKARDSQIVAIQNVPDHKKFVKHKDSFSFANKVNL encoded by the coding sequence ATGAAATCTATTTGGAAATCAAAACGCTTTTTAATCGGCTTTACTTATCTATTCATACTTATTTCAGCTAGTTTTATTTATAGTTGGTTCTTTAAAGATAACATCCCAAAACCTCCTCAGTTACTTTACAATGACAATAACGAATTACTTGGAAAGGCCCCCTTTCCGCCATCGTTAATTCCACCTTTTGGATCTGATCGTTTTGGAGAGTCTGTTTTCTTACAAATTGTAGAAGGAGCAAAATTCACTATTTTATTAGCCATGGCAATTAGCTTCTTTCGAATTTTATGCGGAACATGTATAGGAATCCTCTTAAGTTTATTTGCTCCAAAACTCAAGAGATTTTTCCAGTCATGCTCAGAAGTTTTTTATTACATTCCAACTCTATTTATCGCATTCATACTCATCACGCCCGTTAATATTATAATCACATCAAATGCTGATGGGGTAGATCCAAATATTTCATTTACGTTTTATCAAGTACTCGTACTTATTTTCGTCGCTCTGCCTACACTTTCTTTATACATATCCTCAGAGGTTGATGAATTTATGAAACAAGATTACATCTTAAGTTCACAATTACTGGGGGCTAGTCGTTTTCATATTATAAAAAAACACTTACGAGTCTTATTACTTGACCGCTTATTTGTATTATTTATGGAACATATCGTCCAAACACTCATACTCGTTATCCATTTAGCGTTGCTTAACATTGTAATTGGCGGCATACAAATGCGTGAACTCTATGACGGAGTGCTCAAACCTGTTTCTCTATCTAATGATTGGGCAGGTCTTATTGGATTAAATCGTAATGAAATGAATCTTTCATGGTGGATTATTTTTTATACTCTCGCTTCATTCTTTATTACGATTCTATTTATTAAGCTTATGACCATCGGGATTCAAGATGCACTGAAAGCAAGAGATTCGCAAATTGTAGCAATTCAAAACGTTCCAGATCATAAAAAATTTGTTAAACATAAAGATTCCTTTTCGTTTGCAAATAAAGTAAACCTTTAA
- the gntK gene encoding gluconokinase — protein sequence METRGRVIGIDIGTTSTKTVVFTEKGKVIASHAIDYPIIQPNVGWAEQDPDVICAAVYKSVSVAIEKGNVLPEDISSIGISTAMHALIAVDENGAPLTRSIIWADNRSTKQSEKLLQQMNGHEIYRRTGTPIHPMSPLSKLLWMKEEEPELYTSAYKFISIKEYVIYQLFSRYVVDYSIASATGLFNLETLNWDEDVLTMLHMSSEKLSTPVPTTYILSGMKPELAQKMGISAETPIVIGASDGVLANVGVGAISPGAAAITIGTSGAVRTISSNINTDEKGRTFCYALTDEHWVIGGPTNNGGILLRWLRDEFGSPEQEVARKLGIDPYDLLIKYAESVPAGADGLLFLPFLSGERAPYWNANARGTFFGINLQHKREHFIRAVMEGVCMSVYSVALAIRDCTGPLTEIRVSGGFAKSAFWRQMLSDMMGKELLVPESHEASALGAAAVALYAVGKIDSLEEVKDWIDIVHHHVPNKENTAIYLEMFYMYERLYNRLKEEFDCIAAFQRKQ from the coding sequence ATGGAAACAAGGGGGAGAGTAATCGGGATTGATATCGGTACCACAAGTACAAAAACGGTTGTGTTCACAGAAAAAGGAAAAGTCATTGCATCACATGCAATCGATTACCCAATTATTCAACCGAATGTAGGATGGGCTGAGCAAGATCCTGATGTAATATGTGCCGCTGTATACAAAAGTGTAAGCGTTGCCATTGAAAAAGGTAATGTATTACCAGAAGATATTTCTTCAATCGGTATTAGTACAGCTATGCACGCATTAATTGCAGTAGATGAAAATGGTGCGCCATTAACGCGTTCTATCATTTGGGCAGATAATCGAAGTACGAAGCAATCAGAAAAATTATTACAACAAATGAATGGGCATGAAATTTATAGACGTACAGGTACACCGATTCATCCGATGTCACCACTTTCTAAATTGTTATGGATGAAAGAAGAGGAACCAGAGTTATATACAAGTGCCTATAAATTCATTTCCATTAAAGAGTATGTGATTTACCAATTATTTTCACGCTACGTAGTTGATTATTCGATTGCTTCTGCTACAGGGTTATTTAATTTAGAAACATTAAACTGGGATGAAGATGTTTTAACTATGTTACATATGTCATCAGAAAAATTATCAACCCCTGTACCAACTACATATATTTTATCAGGTATGAAGCCAGAGTTAGCACAGAAGATGGGGATAAGTGCAGAAACACCAATTGTCATCGGAGCAAGTGATGGGGTTCTTGCAAATGTAGGAGTTGGTGCGATATCACCGGGTGCGGCTGCAATTACGATTGGAACGAGTGGTGCGGTTCGAACAATCTCATCAAATATAAATACAGATGAGAAAGGGAGAACGTTTTGTTACGCATTAACAGATGAGCACTGGGTAATCGGTGGTCCAACGAATAACGGCGGAATATTACTGAGATGGTTACGTGATGAATTTGGTAGTCCAGAGCAAGAAGTAGCAAGAAAGCTCGGCATTGATCCTTATGATTTATTAATTAAATATGCAGAAAGCGTACCAGCTGGAGCGGATGGGCTATTGTTCTTACCTTTCTTATCTGGAGAACGCGCACCTTACTGGAATGCAAATGCTCGTGGTACATTCTTTGGAATCAATCTTCAACATAAGCGAGAACATTTTATACGTGCAGTGATGGAAGGTGTTTGTATGAGTGTATATTCAGTAGCACTCGCAATCAGGGATTGTACAGGGCCACTTACTGAAATACGAGTTTCAGGAGGGTTTGCAAAATCTGCATTTTGGAGACAAATGTTGTCCGATATGATGGGAAAAGAATTGCTTGTACCTGAAAGTCATGAAGCATCTGCGCTTGGGGCAGCGGCAGTTGCTTTATATGCTGTAGGAAAAATTGATTCTCTTGAAGAGGTAAAGGATTGGATTGATATTGTCCATCACCATGTACCGAATAAAGAAAATACGGCTATATATTTAGAAATGTTTTATATGTATGAACGACTTTACAATCGCTTGAAAGAAGAATTTGATTGTATAGCTGCTTTCCAACGTAAACAATAG
- a CDS encoding ABC transporter permease subunit codes for MLNKISQFTIKLSSILLSLLLLLNLPYLFITQQGFTFQPIYFFNQTVTMLKQVFSPESLVIIGSDPKFGHFKKTPLFPTVLEPYLYSFTILFLAFFLALFLSSSMAFFYFLAKDYIKKWINRIVFILEAVPDMMMMICLQIFFIWVLQKFGESPVTIISFNENRAYLLPILSLAVLPTLQMFRMMVLYIKEEQGKHYVEVAYGKGLSSSYILCIHLFKNISIHFFHHLKTIFVFLLSNLFILEFVFNMEGIIQFLFNKAFVSPPAAFIILVMIILPFYAIFQIVSFMMNRWKKQLKGVSL; via the coding sequence ATGTTAAATAAAATATCTCAATTCACAATTAAGCTTTCATCAATTCTTTTATCACTCTTACTATTATTAAATTTACCTTATTTATTTATCACTCAACAAGGATTTACCTTTCAACCAATTTATTTTTTTAATCAGACCGTTACTATGTTAAAACAAGTTTTTTCCCCTGAATCATTAGTGATTATAGGATCAGACCCGAAGTTTGGCCATTTCAAAAAAACACCATTATTTCCAACTGTTTTAGAACCTTACCTATATTCATTTACTATATTATTTTTAGCCTTTTTTCTTGCTCTCTTTTTATCATCTAGCATGGCATTTTTTTATTTTTTAGCAAAAGATTATATAAAAAAATGGATAAACCGAATTGTGTTCATATTAGAAGCTGTCCCTGATATGATGATGATGATCTGTTTGCAAATATTTTTCATATGGGTACTTCAGAAATTTGGGGAATCTCCTGTCACTATTATTTCCTTTAATGAAAATCGAGCTTATTTACTCCCTATTTTATCATTAGCTGTCTTACCTACATTACAAATGTTTCGGATGATGGTGTTATACATAAAAGAAGAGCAAGGAAAACATTACGTAGAGGTTGCATATGGAAAAGGCCTTTCATCAAGTTATATACTATGCATTCATTTATTCAAAAATATATCTATCCACTTCTTCCACCATTTAAAAACGATTTTTGTTTTCTTACTTTCTAATTTATTCATTTTAGAATTTGTTTTTAATATGGAAGGCATTATTCAATTTTTATTTAATAAGGCGTTTGTTTCACCTCCAGCTGCATTTATCATACTTGTTATGATTATTTTACCATTTTATGCTATTTTCCAAATAGTCTCATTCATGATGAATAGATGGAAAAAGCAATTGAAAGGAGTATCATTATGA
- the gnd gene encoding phosphogluconate dehydrogenase (NAD(+)-dependent, decarboxylating) codes for MKLGLIGLGKMGFPLAEHLYEDKHEVVVYDVNKELVEKAGKLGITARHTLKEMIAELEAPRTIWVMVPAGEVVESVLKDVYPLLDEGDIVIEGGNSFYKDTLRRAEEAKSFGLHYVDIGTSGGVEGARYGACLMVGGEKEIYDQLEPLFKDLAVENGYSYAGRVGSGHFLKMVHNGIEYGMMQAIAEGFEVLDKSDFDFNYEDVAKVWANGSVIRGWLMDLTEKAFAEDPKLDGIKGVMNSSGEGKWTVETALELQAAAPVIAMSLFMRYRSQEDDTFHGKVVSALRNQFGGHEVVKK; via the coding sequence ATGAAACTAGGTTTAATTGGATTAGGAAAAATGGGATTTCCATTAGCTGAACACTTATATGAAGACAAGCATGAAGTAGTTGTATACGATGTAAATAAAGAGCTTGTTGAAAAGGCAGGAAAACTAGGAATTACTGCACGTCATACATTAAAAGAAATGATTGCTGAACTAGAAGCTCCTCGTACAATTTGGGTAATGGTGCCTGCAGGAGAAGTTGTAGAGTCAGTACTAAAAGATGTATATCCATTATTAGATGAAGGTGATATCGTTATTGAAGGCGGAAATTCATTCTATAAAGATACGTTACGCCGTGCTGAAGAAGCAAAAAGCTTCGGATTACATTATGTAGATATCGGTACATCAGGCGGTGTAGAAGGAGCTAGATACGGTGCTTGCTTAATGGTTGGTGGAGAAAAAGAAATTTACGACCAATTAGAACCTTTATTTAAAGATTTAGCAGTAGAAAATGGCTATTCTTATGCTGGCCGTGTTGGTAGTGGTCATTTCTTGAAAATGGTTCATAACGGTATTGAGTACGGCATGATGCAAGCAATCGCTGAAGGATTTGAAGTACTAGATAAGAGTGACTTTGATTTCAATTATGAAGATGTTGCAAAAGTATGGGCTAACGGATCAGTTATCCGTGGTTGGTTAATGGACTTAACTGAAAAAGCATTTGCAGAAGATCCGAAACTAGATGGCATTAAAGGTGTAATGAACTCTTCAGGAGAAGGAAAATGGACTGTTGAAACTGCACTTGAACTTCAAGCTGCAGCACCAGTTATCGCTATGTCATTATTTATGCGCTATCGTTCTCAGGAAGATGATACATTCCATGGAAAAGTAGTTTCAGCATTACGTAATCAGTTCGGTGGACATGAAGTTGTGAAAAAATAA